From a single Candidatus Brevundimonas phytovorans genomic region:
- a CDS encoding acyl-CoA dehydrogenase, with translation MPLILTEEQTMLQDAADGFLNENAPIAHLRQLRDSRDADGVSRDLWRAFGEMGFAGVVIPEADGGSDLGAVEAGVIAESLGRTLTPSPFMGSSVLAAAVLKAAGSETQKAWLPRIAAGEAILSLAVDEGPKHAPSKIATRAERAGNGFKLNGAKGFVLDGHVADTLIVAAQTDEGLTLFLIDPQTPGVAVERTIMVDAHNAARVTLTEVMVDADAVIGAVGEGQGPLDAALVLGRACAAASLVGAGDQAFKVTLEYLRTRKQFGKLIGEFQALQHRAAHLFTELELARAATLAALQAIDAGRPDAEQAAGVAKAKAGRVAELAVQEAVQMHGGVGMTDEFDVGLFMKRVRVLNELLGDAGFHAERLARSQGF, from the coding sequence ATGCCCCTGATCCTGACCGAAGAGCAGACCATGCTTCAGGACGCCGCCGACGGCTTCCTGAACGAAAACGCCCCCATCGCCCACCTGCGCCAACTGCGCGACAGCCGCGACGCCGACGGCGTCTCGCGCGATCTGTGGCGGGCCTTTGGCGAGATGGGCTTCGCTGGCGTCGTCATCCCCGAGGCGGACGGCGGTTCGGACCTCGGCGCCGTCGAGGCGGGCGTCATCGCCGAAAGCCTGGGCCGCACCCTGACGCCCTCGCCCTTCATGGGCTCGTCGGTGCTGGCCGCGGCCGTGCTGAAGGCGGCGGGCTCGGAGACGCAGAAGGCCTGGCTGCCCCGTATCGCAGCGGGCGAGGCCATCCTCAGCCTCGCCGTCGATGAGGGCCCCAAGCACGCCCCGTCGAAGATCGCCACGCGCGCCGAACGCGCCGGAAACGGCTTCAAACTGAACGGCGCCAAGGGCTTCGTGCTGGACGGCCATGTCGCCGACACCCTGATCGTTGCGGCGCAGACTGACGAGGGCCTGACCCTCTTCCTGATCGACCCGCAGACCCCCGGCGTCGCGGTCGAGCGCACCATCATGGTCGACGCTCACAACGCCGCGCGCGTCACCCTGACCGAGGTGATGGTGGACGCCGACGCCGTGATCGGCGCGGTGGGCGAGGGGCAGGGGCCGCTGGACGCCGCGCTTGTGCTGGGCCGGGCCTGCGCCGCCGCCTCTCTGGTCGGGGCCGGGGATCAGGCCTTCAAGGTCACGCTGGAATACCTGCGCACCCGTAAGCAGTTCGGCAAACTGATCGGCGAGTTCCAGGCCCTGCAACACCGCGCCGCTCACCTCTTCACCGAACTGGAGCTGGCCAGGGCCGCGACCCTGGCCGCGCTTCAGGCCATCGACGCGGGCCGTCCCGACGCCGAGCAAGCGGCGGGCGTCGCCAAGGCCAAGGCCGGCCGCGTCGCCGAACTGGCGGTGCAGGAGGCGGTGCAGATGCACGGCGGCGTCGGCATGACCGACGAGTTCGACGTCGGCCTGTTCATGAAGCGCGTCCGCGTCCTCAACGAACTGCTCGGCGACGCCGGCTTCCACGCCGAACGCCTGGCGCGCAGTCAGGGCTTCTAA
- the glk gene encoding glucokinase, with the protein MTDLTLLVGDVGGTNARFALARIIDGQVVLDHHQGFPASEHPTFLGGVKAYLDGCAIKPSGGVLAVAGPVTEGAIDLTNSPWAVSEAELQTLGLNPVKLINDFEALAWGAPIVPEDQLASLGGPLTGQHDAAIAVLGPGTGFGVSALARDAQGREIALPSEGGHACFAPGDPIEDEILRILRRRYDRVSIERLICGPGLLNMHRALAEIDGRESHIDDPAEITETALKDPNTPCGATLARFCAILGAVAGDVALTMGARGGIYIAGGIAPRILPFLKASPFRERFERKGRFQPYMQAIPTKVILHRHAALLGAARVAFQDANRENITAS; encoded by the coding sequence ATGACCGATCTCACCCTTCTCGTCGGCGATGTCGGCGGCACCAACGCCCGCTTCGCACTGGCCCGGATAATCGACGGCCAGGTGGTGCTGGACCACCATCAGGGCTTCCCCGCCTCGGAACACCCGACCTTCCTCGGCGGTGTGAAGGCCTACCTCGACGGCTGCGCGATCAAGCCGAGCGGCGGAGTTCTGGCCGTGGCCGGGCCGGTGACGGAGGGCGCCATCGACCTGACCAACTCGCCTTGGGCGGTGTCGGAGGCCGAGTTGCAGACCCTGGGGCTGAACCCGGTCAAGCTGATCAACGACTTCGAGGCCCTGGCCTGGGGCGCGCCCATCGTGCCGGAGGACCAGCTGGCGTCGCTGGGCGGACCGCTCACGGGTCAGCACGACGCCGCCATCGCGGTGCTCGGCCCCGGCACAGGCTTCGGCGTCTCGGCCCTGGCGCGCGACGCCCAGGGCCGCGAGATCGCCCTGCCGTCCGAGGGCGGGCACGCCTGTTTCGCCCCGGGCGACCCCATCGAGGACGAAATCCTGCGCATCCTGCGCCGTCGCTATGACCGGGTGTCGATCGAGCGCCTGATCTGCGGACCGGGCCTTTTGAACATGCACCGGGCCCTGGCAGAGATCGACGGGCGCGAGAGCCACATCGACGACCCGGCCGAGATCACCGAGACGGCCTTGAAGGACCCCAACACGCCTTGCGGCGCGACGCTCGCCCGGTTCTGCGCCATCCTGGGCGCCGTGGCGGGGGACGTGGCCCTGACCATGGGCGCACGCGGCGGCATCTATATCGCCGGCGGCATCGCCCCGCGCATCCTGCCCTTCCTCAAGGCCAGCCCCTTCCGCGAGCGGTTCGAGCGCAAGGGCCGGTTCCAGCCCTATATGCAGGCCATCCCGACCAAGGTGATCCTGCACAGGCACGCCGCCCTGCTGGGCGCCGCGCGGGTGGCCTTCCAGGACGCGAACCGAGAAAACATCACGGCGTCGTGA
- a CDS encoding N-formylglutamate amidohydrolase, which produces MNPAPTDATFSLTPAQTGRATPLVFASPHSGALYPEDMGAAEGLSEASLRSAEDAAVDRLLASGAAAGAVLIAGCVGRAYVDLNRAPDELDPDLILDVPEAPPPGLKTLAGYGVVPRLAGDGTPLYARRLTLAEARGRIARVHAPYHAALAEQMQAARQAHGRAALVDWHSMPARATGLNGPDVVLGDRHGTSCATGLTRRLRVLFEALGWRVALNRPYAGGYATQVWGRPDEGFQAIQIELNRRLYWDEAANRPSVGWGRCQSGLNRVIAALGDDFTA; this is translated from the coding sequence ATGAACCCAGCGCCGACCGACGCGACCTTCAGCCTGACGCCCGCGCAGACCGGGCGGGCCACCCCGCTGGTCTTCGCCTCGCCCCATTCGGGCGCCCTCTATCCCGAGGACATGGGGGCGGCCGAGGGCTTGTCGGAGGCGTCGTTGCGCAGCGCCGAGGATGCGGCGGTGGACCGGCTGCTGGCCTCCGGTGCGGCGGCGGGGGCGGTGCTGATCGCCGGGTGCGTCGGGCGGGCCTATGTCGATCTGAACCGCGCGCCGGACGAACTGGACCCGGACCTGATCCTCGACGTCCCCGAGGCGCCGCCGCCGGGCCTGAAGACCCTGGCGGGATACGGCGTCGTGCCGCGTCTGGCCGGGGACGGGACGCCGCTCTACGCCCGCCGCCTGACGCTGGCGGAGGCGAGGGGGCGGATTGCGCGGGTCCATGCCCCCTATCATGCGGCTCTGGCTGAGCAGATGCAGGCGGCGCGCCAGGCTCATGGGCGGGCCGCTCTGGTCGACTGGCATTCCATGCCTGCGCGCGCCACGGGGCTGAACGGGCCTGACGTGGTGCTGGGCGATCGTCACGGGACCAGTTGCGCCACGGGTCTGACGCGGCGTCTGCGGGTCTTGTTTGAGGCTCTGGGTTGGCGTGTGGCGCTGAACCGGCCCTATGCGGGGGGTTACGCCACCCAGGTCTGGGGGCGACCTGACGAGGGCTTTCAGGCGATTCAGATCGAACTGAACCGGCGGCTTTACTGGGACGAGGCGGCGAACCGCCCCTCGGTCGGCTGGGGGCGCTGTCAGTCGGGGCTGAACCGGGTGATTGCGGCGCTGGGCGACGACTTCACGGCCTGA
- a CDS encoding GNAT family acetyltransferase produces MTLLTRIVFGGASLLLLLLALGLVFLGVGDALRAVVSPDHSGVDALLDVLGYVIVAIAVFDVAKYLFEEEVQRDKEKRSAAEARRSLTKFLSTIVIAVFLEALVVVFKTAREDVSQLIYPTALLVAAVVVLVGLGVYQRFSAAVEQKVGAEDEAADREDAARDHRPARRKPTGSPPA; encoded by the coding sequence ATGACCCTGTTGACCCGCATCGTCTTCGGCGGCGCCAGTCTGTTGCTGCTGCTTCTGGCGCTCGGCCTGGTCTTTCTGGGCGTCGGAGACGCCCTGCGGGCCGTGGTCAGCCCCGACCATTCAGGCGTGGACGCCCTGCTGGACGTGCTGGGCTATGTCATCGTCGCCATCGCCGTCTTCGACGTGGCCAAATACCTGTTCGAGGAAGAGGTCCAGCGTGACAAGGAGAAGCGCAGCGCCGCCGAGGCCCGGCGCAGCCTGACCAAGTTCCTGTCCACCATCGTCATCGCCGTCTTCCTGGAAGCCCTGGTCGTGGTGTTCAAGACGGCGCGCGAGGATGTGAGCCAGCTGATCTATCCCACCGCCCTGCTGGTCGCGGCCGTGGTCGTGCTGGTGGGCCTGGGCGTCTATCAGCGCTTCTCGGCCGCCGTCGAGCAGAAGGTGGGGGCCGAGGACGAAGCCGCTGACCGCGAAGACGCCGCCAGGGATCACCGCCCAGCGCGGCGCAAGCCGACGGGCAGCCCCCCGGCCTGA
- a CDS encoding acyl-CoA dehydrogenase family protein: MTDLETFRAETRAWLEANCPPEVRGPRDGDEDYVWGGRNAVFKTPAHKLWMERMAARGWTAPEWPSAYGGGGLSREEAKVLASEMRRIKAQMPLASFGIWMLGPALLAFGTEEQKQRFLPPIVRGEIRWCQGYSEPGSGSDLASIQTRAEDRGDHWIVNGQKVWTSYADQADWIFCLVRTDPEAPKHLGISFVLFDMATPGVSTRPITLISGKSPFCETFFDDVRVEKENLIGTLNRGWDVAKALLAHERTMIGAMGDVGVGRPLGQVATDALGVDEAGRLDEPLLRARIADYDIDAAAFRLAMERVGDQVKAKQAHPAIASMLKYYGSELNKRRHELAMAAGGSDALEWEGERSKEGQAARDWLRTKANSIEGGTSEIQLNIIAKHLLQLPGA; encoded by the coding sequence ATGACCGATCTGGAGACGTTCCGCGCCGAGACGCGCGCCTGGCTGGAAGCCAACTGTCCGCCTGAAGTGCGCGGCCCGCGCGACGGCGACGAGGACTATGTCTGGGGCGGCCGCAACGCCGTCTTCAAGACCCCGGCCCACAAGCTGTGGATGGAGCGGATGGCGGCGCGCGGCTGGACTGCGCCGGAATGGCCCAGCGCCTACGGCGGCGGCGGCCTGTCCCGTGAAGAGGCCAAGGTGCTGGCGTCGGAGATGCGCCGCATCAAGGCGCAGATGCCTCTGGCCAGCTTCGGCATCTGGATGCTGGGCCCGGCCCTGCTGGCGTTTGGCACCGAGGAGCAGAAGCAGCGCTTCCTGCCGCCCATCGTGCGCGGCGAGATTCGCTGGTGTCAGGGCTATTCCGAGCCGGGTTCAGGCTCCGATCTGGCCTCGATCCAGACGCGGGCGGAGGATCGCGGCGACCACTGGATCGTCAACGGCCAGAAGGTCTGGACCTCCTACGCCGATCAGGCCGACTGGATCTTCTGTCTGGTCCGCACCGACCCCGAGGCGCCCAAGCACCTGGGCATCAGCTTCGTCCTGTTCGACATGGCGACGCCCGGCGTCAGCACCCGTCCCATCACGCTCATCAGCGGCAAGTCGCCCTTCTGCGAGACCTTCTTCGACGACGTGCGGGTCGAGAAGGAAAACCTGATCGGGACCCTGAACCGCGGCTGGGACGTGGCCAAGGCCCTGCTGGCGCACGAGCGGACCATGATCGGCGCCATGGGCGATGTCGGCGTCGGCCGCCCCCTGGGCCAGGTGGCGACCGATGCGCTCGGGGTGGACGAGGCCGGTCGGCTGGACGAGCCGCTCTTGCGCGCCCGCATCGCCGACTACGACATCGACGCCGCCGCCTTCCGTCTGGCCATGGAGCGGGTGGGGGATCAGGTGAAGGCCAAGCAGGCCCATCCGGCCATCGCCTCCATGCTGAAATACTACGGCTCCGAACTGAACAAGCGCCGCCACGAATTGGCCATGGCGGCGGGCGGTTCGGACGCGCTGGAATGGGAGGGCGAGCGCTCGAAGGAGGGCCAAGCCGCCCGCGACTGGCTGCGCACCAAGGCCAACTCCATCGAGGGCGGCACCAGCGAAATTCAGCTGAACATCATCGCCAAACACCTGCTGCAACTGCCGGGAGCCTGA
- a CDS encoding DUF599 family protein yields the protein MSLFDWIALALFFIAWLGYGPILGLIARRSGSLNDDMLVVRDSWMTAMTHREMRLIDSQLMGHSINSASFFASTNLLLIAAVAGILFGGENALRGFAAVGAEAVPVKILEAKLALVLVCLARGLLDFIWSLRQMNYALALIGAAPEIHSETDKVAYGHAVARVLNPALGGFSQGVRGYYFALAAAAWLFGPLWLALGVISAFGLLVWRQAGSPAARAVRAARRLLERG from the coding sequence ATGAGCCTGTTCGACTGGATCGCCCTCGCCCTCTTCTTCATCGCCTGGCTCGGCTATGGCCCGATCCTGGGACTGATCGCCCGGCGCAGCGGCTCGCTGAACGACGACATGCTGGTGGTCCGCGACAGCTGGATGACGGCCATGACCCATCGCGAGATGCGGTTGATCGACAGTCAGTTGATGGGGCACTCGATCAACTCGGCCTCCTTCTTCGCCTCGACCAACCTGCTGCTGATCGCGGCGGTCGCCGGTATCCTGTTCGGCGGCGAGAACGCCCTGCGCGGTTTCGCCGCCGTAGGCGCCGAGGCGGTGCCGGTGAAGATCCTGGAGGCCAAGCTGGCCCTGGTCCTGGTCTGTCTGGCGCGCGGCCTGCTCGACTTCATCTGGTCGCTGCGTCAGATGAACTACGCCCTGGCCCTGATCGGGGCCGCGCCCGAGATCCATTCCGAAACCGACAAGGTCGCCTATGGTCACGCCGTAGCGCGAGTGCTGAACCCGGCCCTGGGCGGTTTCAGCCAGGGGGTGCGAGGCTACTACTTCGCCCTGGCGGCGGCGGCCTGGCTGTTCGGGCCGCTGTGGCTCGCCCTGGGGGTGATTTCGGCCTTCGGGCTTCTGGTCTGGCGTCAGGCGGGATCGCCGGCGGCGCGGGCGGTGCGGGCGGCGCGGCGGCTGCTGGAACGCGGCTGA
- the ppa gene encoding inorganic diphosphatase, with product MNIEAIPVGPNAPWDINVIIEIPQGGLPVKYEMDKESGALFVDRFLHTAMYYPGNYGFVPHTLSDDGDPCDVIVLNPTPVVPGCVIRSRPIGVLKMVDEAGGDEKILAVPVDKLNPYYTEVSSYRQLPAILIEQIEHFFTRYKDLEKGKSVTVKGWGDAGEAAELIAAGMAAHQAKLAKAAAEAA from the coding sequence ATGAACATCGAAGCCATTCCGGTCGGCCCGAATGCGCCATGGGACATCAACGTCATCATCGAGATCCCGCAAGGCGGCCTGCCGGTGAAGTACGAGATGGACAAGGAATCCGGCGCCCTGTTCGTCGACCGCTTCCTGCACACCGCCATGTACTATCCGGGCAACTACGGCTTCGTGCCGCACACCCTGTCGGACGACGGCGACCCCTGCGACGTCATCGTGCTGAACCCGACCCCGGTGGTGCCGGGCTGCGTCATCCGTTCGCGCCCCATCGGCGTGCTGAAGATGGTCGACGAAGCCGGCGGCGACGAGAAGATCCTGGCCGTGCCGGTCGACAAGCTGAACCCCTACTACACCGAGGTTTCCAGCTATCGTCAGCTGCCCGCCATCCTGATCGAGCAGATCGAGCACTTCTTCACCCGCTACAAGGACCTGGAGAAGGGCAAGTCGGTCACGGTCAAAGGTTGGGGCGACGCCGGCGAAGCCGCCGAGCTGATCGCCGCCGGCATGGCCGCCCACCAGGCCAAGCTGGCCAAGGCCGCCGCCGAAGCCGCCTGA
- the hmgA gene encoding homogentisate 1,2-dioxygenase gives MTRSNAPAYQTGFANHFATEAVEGALPVGRNSPQRPALGLYAEQLSGAAFTAPRDHNLRSWLYRLRPSAQHGPYAPFEQGRVRSGPFTETPPNPNRMRWDPLPMPEAPTDWVEGLTTYGGNGDADSGAGVGVHLYIANRSMTDRVFYSADGELLIVPQQGAQRFVTEMGVIEAQPGHVVVIPRGVRFRVEVDGEVRGYVCENYGSPFRLPDLGPIGSNGLANPRDFETPVAWFEDVDRPTECVQKYGGLLWATTFGHSPLDVVGWHGNYAPYRYDTARFNTIGTVSFDHPDPSIFTVLTSPSDTPGTANCDFVIFPPRWMVAEDTFRPPWFHRNVMSEFMGLIFGEYDAKAGGFAPGGASLHNRMSGHGPDQASWNGATKAELKPHKIENTLAFMFETRMPIRTTVWAEQTPLMQLDYDDCWTGFEKGNVG, from the coding sequence ATGACGCGATCCAACGCGCCCGCCTATCAGACCGGCTTCGCCAACCACTTCGCCACCGAGGCCGTCGAGGGCGCCTTGCCGGTCGGGCGCAACTCGCCGCAGCGTCCGGCCCTGGGCCTCTATGCCGAGCAGCTGTCGGGCGCGGCCTTCACCGCGCCGCGCGATCACAATCTGCGCAGCTGGCTCTATCGCCTGCGGCCCTCGGCCCAGCATGGTCCCTATGCGCCGTTCGAGCAGGGCCGGGTGCGCTCCGGCCCCTTCACCGAGACCCCGCCCAATCCCAACCGGATGCGTTGGGACCCGCTGCCCATGCCGGAGGCGCCGACCGACTGGGTCGAGGGGCTGACCACCTATGGCGGCAACGGCGACGCCGATTCCGGCGCGGGCGTGGGCGTCCACCTCTATATCGCCAACCGCTCGATGACGGACCGGGTCTTCTACTCCGCCGACGGCGAACTGTTGATCGTGCCGCAGCAGGGGGCGCAGCGCTTCGTCACCGAGATGGGCGTGATCGAGGCTCAGCCCGGCCATGTGGTCGTCATCCCGCGCGGCGTGCGCTTCCGCGTTGAGGTCGACGGAGAAGTGCGCGGCTATGTCTGCGAGAACTACGGCAGCCCCTTCCGCCTGCCGGATCTCGGCCCCATCGGCTCGAACGGCCTGGCCAATCCGCGCGACTTCGAGACCCCGGTCGCCTGGTTCGAGGACGTGGATCGCCCGACTGAGTGCGTCCAGAAATACGGCGGCCTGCTGTGGGCCACGACCTTTGGCCACAGCCCGCTGGACGTCGTCGGCTGGCATGGCAACTACGCCCCCTATCGCTATGACACGGCGCGGTTCAACACCATCGGCACGGTCAGCTTCGACCACCCCGACCCGTCGATCTTCACCGTCCTGACCTCGCCCAGCGACACGCCCGGCACGGCCAACTGCGACTTCGTCATCTTCCCGCCGCGCTGGATGGTGGCCGAGGACACCTTCCGCCCGCCGTGGTTCCATCGCAACGTCATGAGCGAGTTCATGGGGCTGATCTTCGGCGAGTACGACGCCAAGGCGGGCGGCTTCGCCCCCGGCGGCGCCTCCTTGCACAACCGCATGAGCGGCCACGGACCGGATCAGGCCAGCTGGAACGGCGCGACCAAGGCCGAGCTGAAACCGCACAAGATCGAGAACACCCTGGCCTTCATGTTCGAGACCCGGATGCCGATCCGCACCACGGTCTGGGCCGAACAGACGCCGCTGATGCAGCTCGACTACGACGACTGCTGGACCGGCTTCGAAAAAGGAAATGTCGGATGA
- a CDS encoding DUF1295 domain-containing protein, giving the protein MTLPDIALLLFVNLVLILAVMTGLWRLAVRLQDVSFIDGVWPLGMLMLALATWPRTDGDPTRSALLVGLCAVWALRLAWHLLRRWRAHGADGRYVAIVEAQERNKGWSFSRTALLMVFLPQGLLAWLTCLPVQLGQVAAQPAVGWIGWIGAGLAVIGIVFETVGDAQLTAFRNDPARKGQVLDTGLWRYTRHPNYFGDACVWWGLYLIAAETGPGLWAIAGPLFLTFTLTRWSGIGITEKAIHRSRPGYADYVKRTSAFIPWPPKRV; this is encoded by the coding sequence ATGACCCTGCCTGACATCGCCCTGCTTCTGTTCGTCAATCTGGTCCTGATCCTGGCGGTCATGACGGGGTTGTGGCGGCTGGCGGTGCGCCTTCAGGACGTCAGCTTCATCGACGGGGTCTGGCCGCTGGGCATGCTGATGCTGGCCCTGGCGACATGGCCGCGCACGGACGGCGACCCCACGCGGTCGGCCCTGCTGGTGGGGCTGTGCGCGGTCTGGGCCCTGCGGCTGGCCTGGCACCTGCTGCGGCGCTGGCGCGCCCACGGAGCTGATGGGCGCTACGTCGCCATCGTCGAAGCGCAGGAAAGGAACAAGGGCTGGAGTTTCTCGCGCACGGCCCTGCTCATGGTCTTCCTGCCCCAGGGCCTCCTGGCCTGGCTGACCTGTCTGCCCGTACAACTGGGGCAGGTCGCGGCCCAGCCCGCTGTGGGCTGGATCGGCTGGATCGGCGCGGGGCTGGCGGTCATCGGCATTGTGTTCGAGACCGTGGGCGACGCCCAACTGACGGCCTTCCGCAATGATCCGGCCCGCAAGGGGCAGGTGCTGGATACCGGCCTGTGGCGCTATACACGCCACCCCAACTATTTCGGCGACGCCTGCGTCTGGTGGGGTCTCTATCTGATCGCGGCCGAGACGGGGCCGGGCCTTTGGGCCATCGCGGGCCCGCTGTTCCTGACCTTCACCCTGACGCGCTGGTCCGGCATCGGCATCACCGAAAAGGCCATTCATCGCTCGCGGCCCGGCTACGCCGACTATGTCAAACGCACCAGCGCCTTCATTCCCTGGCCGCCGAAACGCGTCTGA
- a CDS encoding bifunctional 4-hydroxy-2-oxoglutarate aldolase/2-dehydro-3-deoxy-phosphogluconate aldolase → MRHDRLSVLTALESQGVVPVFYHADPEVCAEVIRACARGGAKAIEFTNRGDFAWETFTALSKQFARTDPDIIMGVGSILDAPTAALYLASGARFVISPCLIPEVAQVCNRRQVAYSPGCGSVRDISEAQSLGCEIVKLFPGAAVGGPDFVKAVLGPMPWTKIMPTGGVDPDEASIAKWFGSGIVAAGMGSKLITDAAIQAKDWAGIEAKVRQTVEAIAAFRNK, encoded by the coding sequence ATGCGACATGACCGCCTCAGCGTCCTGACCGCCCTCGAAAGTCAGGGCGTGGTCCCGGTCTTCTATCACGCCGACCCGGAGGTCTGCGCCGAGGTGATCCGGGCCTGCGCCCGCGGCGGGGCCAAGGCCATCGAATTCACCAACCGCGGCGACTTCGCCTGGGAAACCTTCACCGCCCTGTCGAAGCAGTTCGCCCGGACCGACCCCGACATCATCATGGGTGTCGGCTCGATTCTGGACGCCCCGACGGCGGCCCTCTATCTGGCCTCCGGCGCGCGCTTCGTCATCAGCCCCTGCCTGATTCCCGAGGTGGCCCAGGTCTGCAACCGCCGTCAGGTCGCCTATTCGCCGGGCTGCGGCTCGGTGCGCGACATTTCGGAAGCGCAAAGCCTCGGCTGCGAGATCGTCAAGCTGTTCCCCGGCGCCGCGGTCGGCGGACCGGACTTCGTCAAGGCGGTGCTGGGTCCCATGCCCTGGACCAAGATCATGCCGACCGGCGGGGTGGACCCGGACGAGGCCTCCATCGCCAAATGGTTCGGATCGGGCATCGTGGCGGCGGGCATGGGCTCCAAGCTGATCACCGACGCGGCCATTCAGGCGAAGGACTGGGCCGGGATCGAGGCCAAGGTGCGCCAGACGGTCGAGGCGATTGCGGCCTTCCGAAACAAGTAG
- a CDS encoding Lrp/AsnC ligand binding domain-containing protein: MMTAIFVFIKCELGYANDVAADLVDNVENVSEVYSTSGQHDLLAKFQLPKDADIGTFVTKQVQTRPHIRDTFTVITFSPFLPSKK; the protein is encoded by the coding sequence ATGATGACCGCCATTTTCGTCTTCATCAAATGCGAGTTGGGCTACGCCAACGACGTCGCCGCCGATCTGGTCGACAACGTTGAAAACGTGTCGGAAGTTTACTCGACCTCGGGTCAGCACGACCTGCTGGCCAAGTTTCAGCTGCCGAAAGACGCCGACATCGGGACCTTTGTGACCAAGCAGGTGCAGACGCGTCCGCACATCCGCGACACCTTCACCGTCATCACCTTCTCGCCCTTCCTGCCGTCGAAGAAGTAG
- a CDS encoding alpha/beta hydrolase — protein sequence MGKAPATLTAPPVDFEAAYNNRERVPGHPAILKRWREDSARVIDARRPETVEYGPGERQKMEWFDAGSGAPTAIFIHGGYWQALDRAWFAWVAPALLEHGISVVIPGYDLAPTVKVGAIISQMRRATELVRDRTGKRPLIFGHSAGGHMAACMLSEGRARAALAISGVFDIEPLIHTSLNEALGLDAMTARALSPIHWPAPNGGAPGGRTLDCWVGGAESNEFIRQSRSMAAEWGGKGADTHVEVLDGLDHFTMLDPLADKDSRMVKRLVTLATAE from the coding sequence ATGGGTAAGGCTCCGGCGACACTGACGGCCCCTCCAGTCGACTTTGAGGCGGCCTACAACAATCGCGAACGCGTGCCGGGACACCCGGCGATCCTGAAACGATGGCGAGAGGATTCGGCCCGCGTCATCGACGCCCGCCGGCCCGAGACCGTCGAATACGGCCCCGGCGAGCGCCAGAAGATGGAGTGGTTCGACGCCGGATCGGGCGCGCCGACCGCCATCTTCATCCACGGCGGCTACTGGCAGGCGCTGGACCGGGCCTGGTTCGCCTGGGTCGCGCCCGCCCTGCTGGAGCATGGAATCAGCGTGGTCATTCCCGGCTACGACCTGGCCCCGACGGTCAAGGTGGGCGCCATCATCAGCCAGATGCGCCGGGCGACCGAGCTGGTGCGCGACCGCACCGGCAAGCGGCCTCTGATCTTTGGTCATTCGGCCGGCGGGCACATGGCGGCCTGTATGCTGTCCGAAGGCCGGGCGCGGGCGGCGCTGGCCATCTCGGGCGTGTTCGACATCGAGCCCCTGATCCACACCTCTTTGAACGAGGCTCTGGGGCTGGACGCCATGACGGCGCGCGCTCTGTCGCCGATCCACTGGCCCGCGCCCAACGGCGGGGCGCCGGGCGGGCGAACGCTGGACTGCTGGGTCGGCGGGGCGGAAAGCAACGAGTTCATCCGCCAGAGCCGCAGCATGGCTGCCGAGTGGGGCGGCAAGGGCGCCGACACCCATGTCGAGGTGCTGGACGGGCTGGACCACTTCACCATGCTGGACCCGCTGGCCGACAAGGACAGCCGCATGGTCAAGCGGCTGGTCACTCTGGCGACCGCCGAATAG